GACAGGCTCTCGCTGCTCGATCAAAGACTGACGCTCTCTGCTGGCCTTCGCGTGATCATGGTGACGCGCAACGTGACCAATCTTCTGCCCGGGGCGCGCTATCGTAGCGGGGCGAGCTATGTTTCCCCCCTGCCCCAGATCACAGCCTCTTGGCGCCTGAGCGATCATGATCAGCTTTATGTCAATGGGACCACAGGGTTCCGGGCACCCTCAGGCATTTCGAGCTATCAGGATCGCTTCAGCCTCTCCACAGGACAGCAGACACGTGTGGCAGCCTCGGATATCCGGCCGGAATATTCGATTGGTGAGGAGATCGGCTATCGACATACCGGGCTGGTCAATGTCTCGGTTGCGCTCTTCAATTACAACTTCACCAACCGGCAAGTCACAACCACGACCGTTCTCAACGGTGTCATGACCACTGAATCGATCAATGCCGGTGGCCAAACCGCGCGCGGCGCGCAGTTTGAGCTCGGTATGAAGCCCTATCACCATTTCAGCCCTTATCTGTCGGGGCAATATGTCCACGCGACCGTCGATAATAATCTGCGCTCGGGCAGTGACTACCTGCCCACCAAAGGCAAGACACCCGTACGAACCCCCACTTTCTCCGGCGGGCTAGGACTATCCTATGATGACGGGCAGATTTTTGGACTGTTCAACGGTAGCTATGTCGGGTCCACCTATTCGACCTTCATGAACGACGAGAAAATACCGGCTTTCGCGACCGCCAATCTGTCTCTCGGTTACAGGTTCAGGCAGTTCAATGCCCTCCGAACGCCCCAGATCCAGCTTAATCTCATCAATCTCGGCCGATCAGGTTATCTATCAGGGGTTAATGGCGTCTCGCTCAACAGACGTGCCACACGCGGTGTGTATGGCACCATGATTGCTGGCAAGGCGCCGACCTATTTCGTGGGTGGCGGTTTTGCTGGCGTGGTGGCACTCTCATCGGGCTTCTAGAGCTGCGATCAGGCCACTTATCCCTGATGAATTTTATTGCATAAACGCATCAAAACACCCCTTCCGCTCTTTTAAAAAAACATTTATCGTTTCGATGGATCAACGGAAATGGGTCGAACCGGAAAGCCCTCTGCCGCGACATATGCGGCAGGATGCCCGCCAGGCTCATTCCCTGCCCTATCCACTTGCCCATCACATCACCTGACAAAGCCGGGGATATACAGGCGCGCCCGCTCGATTTCTCACGTCTACATTATTTCGATATCGAAACGAGAAAGCACGCTTTTACGGATCGGAAGGACTTCGATGAAAAAAAGACTTGCCCTGCTGACCGTCTCTCTGGGAGCCATTACGGCTGTCACGTCAGCCCAGCAGGCTCATTCACAAGCCACTCACCCGACGCAAAGCCGGGTCAAGGCTGTAAAGGCAGCCCACAGGACCGATACCAAACCCCACACGGCGCCTGCACGTCGTGCCCGGCCTGTCTCGGGAGAAGAATCCGTCATTGTGACCGGGACCCATGCGGTCAACCGCAAGGCTCGCGACAGCACGAGCCCCATCACCGTCATCAGCGGGGCCGAACTTGCGCGCTCAGGGCAGCTGAACCTGACAGACGCCATCACGCGGGTTTATCCGGCCATCAATATCCAGGCACGCGGGAGCGATACAGCCGCGCTCACAGGCTCGATCCGTATGCGCGGCCTCAACCCGAACCAGGTTCTGGTGCTCGTCGACGGCAAGAGACGGCACGTCACGGGCAATGTCGTCCAGAATCCCGGTCCCCAGTTCGGCTCGACACCCGTCGATCTCAACATGATCCCAGCCAATGCCATCGATCATATCGAGGTGCTACAGGATGGTGCCGCAGCGCAATACGGATCGGACGCCATCGCGGGCGTGGTAAACATCATCACCAAGAAACAGGATCATGGCTTGCATATGGCCGCGCAGACCGGCGCCAACGCCTATGCCGGCAGCGGGTGGAACTACCAGCTCAATGCCGATGGCGGGACCAAACTCGGCCGCGACGGCTATCTGCATCTCAGCGGGCAGATCTATCATACGGATCATTTCTACACGAATACAATCGACCACCGCCTGCTGCCCTACGCGCCAGCGGGGGCCAATACGAGCGGCTATTACGGTATTCTTCCCAATGCCATCAAGGTGCCGACAAACTCGAACAAGATCCTGAGCACTCCCGAGGAAACACGCGAAAATCTGGGTATCGACTTCGGAAAGCCGATCGGAGCCGACATCGATTTTTACGGCCTCATTACCTATGGGCATCGTCACGCTGAGTCCATCCAGAATTACCGCGTTCCCAATATCGCTCCCACTCTTTACCCCACAGGATTTTCGCCGATCGAGGTCATTGAGGAAAACGATTATCAGGCCAATCTGGGGATCAGAGGCAGTCATTTCTTTGGGTTCGACTGGGATCTGAGCACCGAATACGGTGCCGACGAGGACGACATCAACACCAAGAACACCGCCAATACCGGTATGCTGGGGTCATCATGCCAGACCACCAACAAGGCCAAGGCCTATTATTCGTCGCAGGGCTGCGGGTACTCGCCAACCAGTGCGCGGGCCGAAACCTATCGCAATGCGATGTGGACCAATAATCTCGACTTCCGGCGCAGCTTCCGCATCGCCAATGCTGTGCCCATGACTCTCGCCTTCGGCGGTCAGCACAGGCTTGAGATGTATGACATCGTGGCGGGTGAACCTCCGTCCTACGAGGCAGGCGGCACACAGGGCTATGCCGGTGCCGCGCCACAGAACGCGGGAAGCTGGAGCCGTGATATCTGGGCCGCCTATCTGGATGATGACTTTCATCCCCTGCCCAAGCTGGACATCGATCTGGCCGGACGCTTCGAACATTATACCGATGCAGGCAACACCGAGAACGGCAAGATCTCGGCGCGCTATGATTTCACCAAACGTATCGCCGTGCGTGCCACCATCAGCAACGGATTTCGTGCCCCAACCCTTGCCGAACAGCACTACTCTGCCCTGAGCGTGGGTCCGACCTCGGCGTCCGGCCTGCTTCCGGTCTCGTCTGACGCTGCAAGGACGCTGGGTGCCAGCGCTCTCAAGCCTGAGAGATCAACCAATGCCAGTGGTGGAATCGTGCTTGAGCCTCTCGATAATTTCCATGTCGAGGCGGATGTCTATCAGATCAACCTGCGTGATCGTATCGTGCAGGGCGGTACCGTTGTCGGGGCACAGGCCATCGCAGCCATCGAACAGCTGGGCTACACCCTGCCCGGTGGCGCGACCC
The sequence above is drawn from the Asaia bogorensis NBRC 16594 genome and encodes:
- a CDS encoding TonB-dependent receptor plug domain-containing protein, yielding MKKRLALLTVSLGAITAVTSAQQAHSQATHPTQSRVKAVKAAHRTDTKPHTAPARRARPVSGEESVIVTGTHAVNRKARDSTSPITVISGAELARSGQLNLTDAITRVYPAINIQARGSDTAALTGSIRMRGLNPNQVLVLVDGKRRHVTGNVVQNPGPQFGSTPVDLNMIPANAIDHIEVLQDGAAAQYGSDAIAGVVNIITKKQDHGLHMAAQTGANAYAGSGWNYQLNADGGTKLGRDGYLHLSGQIYHTDHFYTNTIDHRLLPYAPAGANTSGYYGILPNAIKVPTNSNKILSTPEETRENLGIDFGKPIGADIDFYGLITYGHRHAESIQNYRVPNIAPTLYPTGFSPIEVIEENDYQANLGIRGSHFFGFDWDLSTEYGADEDDINTKNTANTGMLGSSCQTTNKAKAYYSSQGCGYSPTSARAETYRNAMWTNNLDFRRSFRIANAVPMTLAFGGQHRLEMYDIVAGEPPSYEAGGTQGYAGAAPQNAGSWSRDIWAAYLDDDFHPLPKLDIDLAGRFEHYTDAGNTENGKISARYDFTKRIAVRATISNGFRAPTLAEQHYSALSVGPTSASGLLPVSSDAARTLGASALKPERSTNASGGIVLEPLDNFHVEADVYQINLRDRIVQGGTVVGAQAIAAIEQLGYTLPGGATLTNPTGFSAYYFSNGASTRTQGIDIKADYRLRMHRYGNLLLSMGLNINRTTLTHNGLSATGTPLLNAQTTAYLTSESPRSKIVLNAYYTLGNWDVNLRQSRYGQTVGMLTYQDWTPASAICPINGKALRGSNVCFAQFKNTPRWLTDLEIGYRFNQHWHVAVGANNIFNIRPRKVPAQLASYGVLVYDSASAQVPINGGYYFGRINADF